From Gemmatimonadota bacterium, a single genomic window includes:
- a CDS encoding phytanoyl-CoA dioxygenase family protein has protein sequence MESATVRIDPREEIGFMHIDETDFGSFTTAQRIRHLEVEGYVHLPDMLDDDHIARLKADLADVPMECKDYSDCQTYCLEAQWLSPAMAELIGHPPMIEFLEALMGPDIVFTRGLFTRTLSGSPPISMHTDGQPYGSSIFSYEGSSPRLVRVLYYLDDLPPERAPFRVVPRSHLSFHAHGNPYVRYKSHPQEVTLCAKAGSALVIPKDVFHGTHPNRDTVPRELIQFGYRPAWSGPVQPMEEWDPGDVAAAPVQARPFLQSPNKTGLEWQQPHKPKGMKSEAPGINPDRWGD, from the coding sequence ATGGAAAGCGCCACGGTTCGAATCGATCCGCGTGAAGAGATCGGTTTCATGCATATCGACGAGACGGACTTCGGGTCCTTTACCACGGCCCAGCGCATCCGTCATCTTGAGGTCGAGGGCTACGTACACCTGCCGGATATGCTCGACGACGACCACATCGCGCGTTTGAAGGCAGATCTGGCCGATGTGCCCATGGAGTGCAAAGATTACAGTGATTGCCAGACCTATTGCCTGGAAGCCCAGTGGCTCAGTCCGGCCATGGCCGAACTGATCGGCCATCCACCCATGATCGAGTTTCTGGAAGCGCTTATGGGGCCCGATATCGTGTTTACCCGGGGACTGTTCACGCGGACGCTCTCGGGTTCGCCACCCATTTCCATGCACACGGACGGCCAGCCCTACGGCTCCTCCATCTTCAGCTACGAGGGCAGTTCACCAAGGCTGGTGCGCGTGCTCTACTACCTCGACGATCTGCCCCCTGAACGGGCGCCGTTCCGGGTGGTTCCACGCTCGCACCTGTCCTTTCACGCCCATGGCAATCCGTATGTGCGCTACAAGTCCCATCCCCAGGAGGTGACCCTGTGCGCGAAGGCGGGGTCGGCCCTGGTCATTCCCAAGGATGTCTTTCACGGCACCCATCCCAACCGTGATACGGTACCCCGGGAACTGATTCAGTTCGGTTACCGTCCGGCCTGGTCCGGGCCCGTCCAGCCCATGGAGGAGTGGGATCCGGGGGACGTGGCCGCCGCGCCCGTCCAGGCCAGACCTTTTCTTCAGAGTCCGAACAAGACCGGTCTGGAATGGCAGCAGCCGCACAAGCCCAAGGGGATGAAGAGCGAAGCGCCGGGGATCAATCCGGACAGGTGGGGAGATTGA
- a CDS encoding nucleoside-binding protein produces MAGTALRSIQRTAVMAVMLAASISTGRTASAQTEFHLQAGKLRNPFAQKSVESLVLTVQQASQWKLGDSFFFLDYIVDRTRDGFNDRDFYAEWYPTLSIGKLKQTEARLGKISDVAFIAGINMGADAKVFKFLPGLRASWDIPGFLFLNTDLTAYIDRNFGVKKDGAPKEGNSFTFDVNWAAPFKIGEQAFAIMGHMEYIGSRSNELGGRYDGSILAQPQFVWDLGQAMANEPNQFLLGFEYQYWRNKLGTDEDENTIQFLVVWRL; encoded by the coding sequence ATGGCGGGTACTGCCTTGCGTAGCATCCAGCGTACCGCAGTAATGGCCGTGATGCTGGCCGCCTCGATTTCTACGGGCCGCACGGCCTCCGCGCAGACCGAATTTCACCTGCAGGCGGGGAAACTCAGGAATCCCTTCGCGCAAAAGAGCGTGGAGTCCCTGGTGCTCACCGTACAACAGGCGTCTCAATGGAAGCTTGGGGACAGCTTCTTCTTCCTTGACTATATCGTTGACAGGACGAGGGACGGATTTAACGACCGTGATTTCTACGCCGAATGGTATCCAACCCTGAGCATCGGCAAGCTGAAGCAGACGGAAGCGCGTCTGGGTAAGATTTCCGATGTCGCGTTTATCGCCGGAATCAACATGGGCGCCGATGCGAAGGTGTTCAAGTTTCTGCCGGGGCTCCGGGCGTCGTGGGATATTCCGGGCTTCCTGTTCCTGAATACCGATCTCACCGCCTATATCGACCGGAACTTCGGCGTGAAGAAGGATGGTGCGCCGAAGGAAGGGAACAGCTTTACGTTCGACGTGAACTGGGCCGCACCATTCAAGATAGGAGAACAGGCCTTCGCGATTATGGGTCACATGGAATATATCGGGAGCAGATCGAACGAACTCGGCGGCCGTTACGACGGCTCCATCCTCGCACAGCCGCAGTTTGTCTGGGATCTCGGCCAGGCCATGGCCAACGAACCCAATCAGTTTCTGCTCGGATTCGAGTACCAGTACTGGCGCAATAAGCTCGGCACGGACGAGGACGAAAACACCATCCAGTTTCTGGTGGTCTGGCGCCTCTAG
- a CDS encoding zinc-dependent alcohol dehydrogenase family protein, whose product MKAAVMDAFESPLEVREVPDPVPAEDGVVIEVRANGICRSDWHGWMGHDTSIRLPHVPGHEFAGVVVEKGGLVRNWRVGDRVTVPFCGGCGVCAQCLAGNHHICDNEYQPGFSGWGAFAGYVAMPYADVNLVRLPDELDFVEAASLGCRFMTAFRGVVDQGRVTGGDSVAIHGCGGVGLSAIMIAKALGATVIAVDIDDDRLQLARDFGAGMTVNARTSPDVVREIREKTSGGALISIDALGSRVTSRNSIRCLRKRGRHVQIGLTLADEADVSIPMNAVIAKELEIVGSHGMPAHRYADLLRMITSGVLRPGRLVGKTVALEDAGAELEAMGRFSQTGVTVIDRF is encoded by the coding sequence ATGAAAGCCGCCGTAATGGATGCCTTCGAATCGCCCCTCGAGGTGCGGGAAGTCCCTGATCCCGTACCGGCGGAGGACGGCGTCGTGATCGAGGTGCGGGCCAACGGGATCTGCCGGAGCGACTGGCACGGATGGATGGGTCATGATACGTCGATCCGGCTGCCCCATGTGCCGGGGCACGAATTCGCCGGTGTGGTCGTCGAAAAGGGCGGCCTGGTGCGGAACTGGCGGGTCGGGGACCGGGTGACCGTGCCCTTCTGCGGCGGATGCGGCGTCTGCGCGCAGTGCCTGGCCGGCAATCACCACATCTGCGACAACGAGTACCAGCCGGGGTTTTCCGGATGGGGCGCCTTCGCCGGATACGTGGCCATGCCGTACGCCGACGTGAATCTCGTCCGCCTGCCGGACGAACTGGACTTCGTCGAGGCGGCGAGCCTGGGCTGCCGGTTCATGACGGCTTTCCGCGGCGTGGTGGACCAGGGCCGGGTCACCGGCGGCGACAGCGTGGCCATCCACGGCTGCGGTGGCGTGGGGTTGTCGGCAATCATGATCGCGAAGGCCCTGGGCGCCACGGTGATCGCCGTGGACATAGACGACGACCGGTTGCAGTTGGCGAGGGACTTCGGCGCCGGGATGACGGTGAACGCCCGGACAAGTCCCGACGTGGTCAGGGAAATACGGGAGAAGACGAGCGGCGGCGCCCTGATCTCGATCGACGCCCTCGGCAGCAGGGTCACCAGCCGGAATTCCATCCGCTGTCTTCGAAAAAGAGGCCGTCACGTTCAGATCGGCCTGACGCTGGCCGACGAGGCGGATGTCTCGATTCCCATGAACGCGGTAATTGCAAAAGAGCTTGAAATCGTGGGGAGCCACGGCATGCCGGCCCACCGGTACGCCGACCTGCTGCGCATGATCACATCCGGCGTGCTACGCCCCGGACGCCTGGTCGGCAAGACCGTTGCCCTAGAAGACGCCGGCGCCGAACTGGAGGCCATGGGCCGCTTCAGCCAGACGGGCGTAACGGTCATCGACCGATTCTGA
- a CDS encoding DUF899 family protein produces the protein MAEKDIIALERQIFELTAKLNELRRNNDPRPVPDYRFATLTGEVTLLDLFAGRDRLLAIHNMGQGCRYCTLWADGFNGMLAHLEDAISVVLLSGDPPALQRDFANSRNWRFRLASHGGGEYIVEQTVMEGVENMPGAVLYERQGDQVLRKNSCVFGPGDLYCSLWNLLGLAGLGEAEWTPQYRYWRQPGKMDDGGANLLE, from the coding sequence ATGGCCGAGAAGGACATCATTGCGCTCGAAAGGCAGATATTCGAACTCACCGCGAAGCTGAACGAGTTGCGGAGAAACAACGATCCGCGGCCGGTACCCGACTACCGATTCGCCACGCTGACCGGAGAGGTCACCCTGCTCGACCTGTTCGCCGGCCGTGACCGCCTGCTGGCCATCCACAACATGGGACAGGGCTGCCGGTACTGCACGCTGTGGGCAGACGGATTCAACGGCATGCTTGCCCATCTCGAGGACGCCATTTCCGTCGTGCTCCTTTCAGGCGACCCCCCTGCCTTGCAGCGTGATTTCGCCAATTCGAGGAACTGGCGCTTCCGCCTCGCTTCCCACGGCGGAGGCGAGTACATCGTAGAGCAGACGGTGATGGAAGGCGTGGAGAACATGCCCGGCGCAGTGCTCTACGAACGGCAGGGCGACCAGGTGCTACGAAAGAACAGCTGCGTATTCGGCCCCGGCGACCTGTACTGCTCCCTCTGGAACCTGCTGGGACTCGCCGGACTGGGTGAAGCGGAATGGACCCCGCAGTACCGGTACTGGCGACAGCCCGGGAAAATGGACGACGGCGGCGCCAATCTGCTGGAATAG
- a CDS encoding ankyrin repeat domain-containing protein, whose protein sequence is MSDSPAIRLFQRNWFLREERLPDTTYAEERFIEAAIGQDPGRWDGRPDLTRMAEILAEHPTVLDHIGSHLLTVIVGMRGCGGAVTILLGRGVTLNIDPIAYNVLHEAAWAGSADTLEAVFTSGAADATSVSVEKPHTGWPANLSLMYWAAWGGFPEVARLLIAYGAGKHHELPIKGNGERGETSLHEAAAPGLWGDEDSPRNQGKREVARMLIEDGAVYDGCAAAGLNDAEQLGKLLAADPGTVSATGAYGMTPLHWASRAGSLACVKLLLDYGADVDARNKARRTPSQLAAESGRAEAVRLLAEAGADLDTQDRKGRTPLHRATYEGHAETAEALLAAGADRAVLNRNGKTAFEIARQGASYLKKRT, encoded by the coding sequence GTGTCAGACAGTCCAGCGATCAGGTTGTTCCAACGAAACTGGTTTCTACGTGAAGAGCGGTTACCGGACACCACGTACGCAGAAGAGCGCTTCATCGAAGCCGCCATTGGACAGGACCCCGGTCGATGGGACGGCCGACCGGACTTGACGCGGATGGCGGAAATCCTTGCCGAACATCCGACTGTTCTCGATCACATAGGCTCCCACTTGCTCACGGTGATTGTCGGAATGCGCGGCTGTGGAGGCGCGGTAACCATTCTCCTCGGTCGCGGGGTTACGCTTAACATCGACCCAATTGCCTACAACGTACTGCACGAAGCGGCCTGGGCGGGCTCCGCGGATACGCTCGAAGCCGTTTTCACATCGGGCGCGGCGGACGCCACCTCGGTTTCCGTCGAAAAGCCCCACACGGGCTGGCCCGCGAATCTCTCCCTCATGTACTGGGCCGCCTGGGGCGGATTTCCTGAAGTCGCCAGGCTCCTGATCGCTTACGGCGCCGGGAAACATCACGAACTACCTATTAAAGGCAACGGGGAGCGGGGAGAAACCTCCCTGCACGAGGCCGCGGCGCCGGGACTCTGGGGCGACGAAGATTCACCCAGGAACCAGGGTAAGCGAGAAGTCGCCCGCATGCTTATCGAGGATGGTGCGGTGTACGACGGATGCGCGGCGGCGGGATTGAACGATGCGGAACAGCTCGGCAAACTGCTGGCTGCCGATCCCGGCACCGTTTCGGCGACCGGCGCTTACGGGATGACTCCCCTGCACTGGGCGTCGAGGGCGGGTTCGCTGGCCTGCGTCAAGCTGCTGCTGGATTATGGCGCCGATGTGGACGCACGGAACAAAGCGCGCCGAACCCCTTCGCAACTGGCGGCGGAAAGCGGCCGGGCGGAGGCCGTGAGGCTGCTGGCGGAGGCCGGCGCCGATCTGGACACCCAGGACCGCAAGGGACGTACTCCACTCCACAGGGCGACGTACGAAGGACACGCCGAGACCGCGGAAGCTCTGCTCGCCGCGGGCGCGGACAGGGCCGTGCTGAACAGGAACGGCAAAACCGCCTTCGAAATCGCGCGGCAAGGCGCTTCTTATCTTAAGAAACGAACCTGA
- a CDS encoding D-2-hydroxyacid dehydrogenase: MNVLLRMNLIEPLVDEIRRVDESVRVIRTDSEEEALAVMPEIEVVCGEITRALFARRRKLAWIQSWGAGVDGLLYPELVESDVVLCSAKGFVGVHLADHGMALLLTLTRGIHTAIRDPGWAPRWPIRDASWELADRTMGIVGLGGTGREMARRAAAFGMRVVAVDPEDVEVPPEVEACWGMERFHALLEQSDVVAVCAPLTAETEGLFDRAAFARMRNHALLINVTRGRIVDEAALLEALEGDLIGGAGLDVVPQEPLPDDHPLWKMDNVVITPHTAGGSPNRDGRCVALFCENLRRYLDGLPLVSVIDKRKGY; the protein is encoded by the coding sequence ATGAACGTCCTGCTCAGGATGAACCTGATCGAACCACTGGTCGACGAAATTCGCCGGGTTGACGAGAGCGTACGGGTGATACGTACAGATTCGGAGGAGGAAGCCCTGGCCGTAATGCCGGAGATCGAAGTAGTCTGCGGCGAGATCACCCGGGCCCTGTTCGCGCGAAGGAGGAAACTCGCCTGGATCCAGAGTTGGGGCGCCGGGGTGGACGGACTGCTCTATCCCGAACTGGTGGAAAGCGACGTGGTGCTGTGCAGCGCGAAGGGCTTTGTGGGCGTGCACCTGGCCGACCACGGCATGGCGCTGTTGCTCACTCTGACCCGGGGAATCCATACCGCGATCCGCGATCCGGGCTGGGCACCGCGCTGGCCGATCCGCGACGCCTCGTGGGAACTGGCGGACCGGACCATGGGCATCGTGGGACTGGGCGGAACAGGCCGTGAAATGGCCAGGCGGGCGGCGGCCTTCGGCATGCGCGTCGTCGCCGTGGATCCCGAGGATGTCGAAGTGCCACCCGAAGTGGAAGCCTGCTGGGGCATGGAGCGTTTCCACGCACTCCTGGAACAGTCCGACGTCGTGGCCGTCTGCGCGCCGTTGACGGCGGAAACGGAAGGGTTGTTCGACCGGGCAGCCTTCGCCCGCATGCGCAACCACGCGTTGTTGATCAATGTAACGAGGGGAAGGATCGTCGACGAAGCGGCCCTGCTGGAAGCGCTCGAAGGCGACCTGATCGGCGGAGCGGGCCTGGACGTGGTGCCGCAGGAGCCTCTACCTGACGACCATCCACTCTGGAAGATGGACAACGTGGTGATTACGCCCCATACGGCCGGGGGATCTCCCAACCGGGACGGCCGGTGCGTGGCGTTGTTCTGCGAGAACCTGAGGCGTTACCTGGATGGACTGCCGCTGGTGAGCGTGATCGACAAGCGCAAGGGGTACTGA